The genomic DNA AGGATAAAAAAAGGCATTGCCAGGAGGGTAAACATATCCAGACCTGAGAAATATTGAAGAGGCGCCATGGAGAAGAATGCGAGATCCATGTTAATAAAATAGAGCCCCGCAAGTCCGGCCAGACCGATGGTAAAGCCTATGGGAACCCCAAGCACCAGCAGAGTGAAAAACAACACCGATACAGCGATTATCATCCGGCACTCCTCCTAGACATCCACATTCCGCACCCCCCCGGAATCCGGTTCCCGCCCCAGCAGGAGAAGAGCGATCTGTATCAGGTTCTGAACCATGGCAAGGCCCATGGTTACCGGAATCGCAAGACTGGGGATCACCATACTGATGGGAAGAGACTGGGCTATCTGAAACTTCGCATCCCGGACCATGTTCAGGGAATAGACCAGCATGACGGTGAGAAAAAGCAGTATCAGAAGATTGACACCAAGGTTCAGAACTATTTTCGGATATCTTCCCCGTATCCGATCCGGCAGAAAGGTAAGGCCTATATGTTCACCGTGATATATTCCCACCGAGATTGCCAGAGAAGCGGTCCAGATCATGAGATAACGCGAAAGCTCTTCGGTCCATCCCAGGGGATTCAGAAAAACATAGCGAAAGATGACCCCGGCCAGTACGGCCAGGGTCATGGTTCCCAACATAAAGGCGCAGGCAAAGCTTGAGATGCGATCAAGAAACTGCGCGAAGCCCTTTAAGAGCTGTATGCCCTTTTCCCGCACACCTAATCCCTTTCCGCCTCTTCAATGGCCGCGAGGAACTTGTCCACCCACATTGCACCTTCCCGGCCCAGCTGTTTTTCGATAAAGGCCTTGGCGGAAGGAATGGTCAGATTGCGGAACTCCCTCATCTGGGCCGCCGTCGGGGTATAAACCTCCATGCGACGCTGCAGAACCGGAAGCCCCTTCTCGGTGGAGTCGATCAGACGGCTTAAACCACGTCCCGCCAGAAGCGCCTCCCGGGAGGCATTGTCTATGACAGCCTTCAGGTCATCGGGCAGCCGCTGATAGAAGGTGTCGCTCATTACCCACACATAGGGAGCATACAGATGGTTCGTAAGGGTAATGTACTTCTGCACCTCGTAGAACTTTGCCATATTAATTATGGAGATGGGATTCATCTGGCCGTCCACAACACCGGTCTGCAGGGATGTATACACCTCCGCCCATGCAATCGCCGTGGGGGTCCCTCCCAGAGAGCGAACGATATCCTGGTGAAGCGGAACTGTCATCGTCCTGATTTTAAGTCCCCTCATGTCTGCGGGGGTCCGGATCGGCCGCTTTGAGTTGGTAAAGGCAAAGAACCCGCCGGACTCACCAAAACCCAGCACCTTGAAGCGGGTTTTTTTGCGGATATCTTCGGCCATATCCTTGCCGAAATCGCCGTCGTAGACCTTGTATCCCACCGCATAGCTTGAGAACGCGAAGGGAAGGTTCGTTACATCGATGAGAGGATAAAAGGTCGACATACCGCCGGTGGAGGCGATATAGCTCTGGACGATGTTGTTCTGAACCTGGATCATCGTCTCACGTTCTTTTCCCAGGACCCCGCTGTCGAATATCTGAACCTCGATTCGGCCGTTGGAGTTGGCTTCCACAGAGGACTTGAATACCGCTGCAATTGCTGCAGA from Marispirochaeta aestuarii includes the following:
- a CDS encoding TRAP transporter substrate-binding protein; the protein is MNRSKTILFSLLIVFSLLGTGVGAQEYVLKLAHLNAQQPFEIPSAAIAAVFKSSVEANSNGRIEVQIFDSGVLGKERETMIQVQNNIVQSYIASTGGMSTFYPLIDVTNLPFAFSSYAVGYKVYDGDFGKDMAEDIRKKTRFKVLGFGESGGFFAFTNSKRPIRTPADMRGLKIRTMTVPLHQDIVRSLGGTPTAIAWAEVYTSLQTGVVDGQMNPISIINMAKFYEVQKYITLTNHLYAPYVWVMSDTFYQRLPDDLKAVIDNASREALLAGRGLSRLIDSTEKGLPVLQRRMEVYTPTAAQMREFRNLTIPSAKAFIEKQLGREGAMWVDKFLAAIEEAERD
- a CDS encoding TRAP transporter small permease; protein product: MREKGIQLLKGFAQFLDRISSFACAFMLGTMTLAVLAGVIFRYVFLNPLGWTEELSRYLMIWTASLAISVGIYHGEHIGLTFLPDRIRGRYPKIVLNLGVNLLILLFLTVMLVYSLNMVRDAKFQIAQSLPISMVIPSLAIPVTMGLAMVQNLIQIALLLLGREPDSGGVRNVDV